The window ACTGTAAATGCAGCTTTTTCCCCTAAATGTATCTTTTCTCTGCTTAGTCATGAGATTTGCTCTGGAAAGGCTGCTGACAGAATGTGGGAAAAGTTCATCTCAAGGTCTCCCAACCCAAATTAGAGAAGTTGTTGTAATGAGTCTTTGAACACAAAGCTATTATTTGACATTAATTTTCGCTGTTTCCGAGCAGTTATGCTCCAATGGCCCATTTCCTGTCTAGACCAGCGTGTGTCCACAGATTTCTTTAAAACcactaaataatttcatgtaATAAACCCCCACATGGTCAGACTTTTAAATCAGGACACTATTAGGTGAAGATAATAAGAGAGGTTTCTGCAGTTGTGCAGATTCTAACAGAGATTCCTCTATTACAAGGCTGTCCATCAGGAAGTCTCACCCTTTGTGTGGTTTGCACTTGTTTTATTTGCCGTGCTGTGTTCTTCAGTGCTCTTCAGCAGGATGTTTCTCTCTGCTTCCTCTCGGCGCCTCGGCCCCGTCCCGCACTAAATCTGTTTATGAGAAGATTTGGATTTGAATCATGTTGACTGGGCTTTGGCCTCAGTTCCTGCACTCGGCTCCATCCATCTAAACAGAGTCCTGTGGGATCTGCACGTCCTAAAACATGGCAGTGGAAATGAAAAACATTTCCATTACAGAAGTCATTACAAGAATTCAGGCAGTTATTATATTGCGTGTGTAATCATCCAGTACCGTAAAAACAGAAACGTTTGTTTTTTCATTGTGTTTGCTTGGCTTCCTAGTATAACTTaaacatttacattcatttaGAGGCCTAGAGGCTAATAAATGGAGTATTGCACTGTAAAACTAATCATTTTAAAGGctagttatttatttaaattgaaaaaaataatgaacaaaaatccaAACATGTTTAGCTCCATATGGAATGCTGTCCTGTTTGCCATCCTCGTGTGTGGTGGATAATTTTGTTCCCCTTGATGTGGCAGGAGAGGACACACACCGCACGCACTGCCATGAGAAACCAAACAGGAAAAGGTGGAGAGGACTCTGGACATGCCAGCCCATTTCACACATTAATAAACAGATGCCAGCTGATGATCAGATTGCTTAGATTGCTTTTACTGTCCATCTAAGCGTTCACAAGGGTCGCCTGGGGCTGCCTGAGCCGTTTTCCTCTCAGCCCTGCAGTTACAACAGTTTATTCCTGTTTGGAAATTCTACTGTATGGCAGTAACCAGTAAGCATTAATATACTGGTAGGTTTGGTTCCCACTGGAGCTTTTCCCAAGAGTATGCATTCCTTCTCTAGTATTGCAGACTGTGTACAAAGCCCAGTATCAATCAGCAAGACCGATACTGTAAACGTTCACTTTGTATTATAATAAAATCCATAATTTTAATCTTTTATCATAATTAATCCCTTTTCTTGCAGATTAAATGACCATACTTGAATTGACACCAAATAAGTCTTTTAAAGGAAGGGCACTGAATTTTATTTGAAACACTGTAGAAAAGGCATTTAATACTCATTCAATAGTTGCGGTTGGTATGTGAATGTACATGCTACATTCAGACATTTCACTAACACATCATGAGCACTGCGCTCACCACAGACCCACCAGAGAGACAGAGCGTTAACGTAACCTGAAACTGTAGCAATTATGGCAGTTCTTCAGCTTTCTATTAATTATTCTAAATGAAATCAAAACCCGGCACCAGATCATAGAAAAACAAActccatacaaaaaaaaaacctaggaTCCCAGaggtagctgtgtgtgtgttgaaatggAGCAGTAagaaatgataagaaatgatctGGAATATGGCTCAACATTAGTAGTTATTCTTTCAAAGAGAAAATGTACAAATGGAACATGTATAATAAATGTGATCATTTATAAAATGTGGGGGGAAAAGTCTGAACTGGTTAAGGTCATCTTGTCttgtgtagcaaaaaaaaaactttaacacagTTAATCGGTAATTGGCACTTCTAACCCAGTAAACCCTCCTCCCTCCTCCATTCTTCGATTGTCAACAGACTGAAATTTCTGAACAGTTTTTCCTTCTCATTGAATGACCAACATGTCGATTAATTCCTcattctttattattacagttcttTCTTCAGTCCCAACAATGGTGTAGGAATTTGCTTTCAGGCACACAGAACTAATTTGTTCCAGAAAGAtagaaaaacatttatatataaaaatatgaaaagtgcATGAATTTAATAGAACATATAAGGAGTCTGGGTGCTTTCATCTGGAGTGGGAGTGGCAGTAAGACTTCTGGAAATTCCGGAAATCCAACTTGAAGTTGACATTGAAGTCTCTGTTTCTCGGTCACTCTGCCTTTCTGTGTTCTACCAGTTTCAGCAGCTCTGCGGCTTCATCTATCAACAACCATCACGTCATCCATTACGTTTTCTCCACCTTCCTCATGCGCGTGAGATCCACACTGTTACCTACAAAATAAGGCATCACTCTGCGTTGGCTGGAAGTGCCTTAAGCCTGCAGGGTTTGCTCCTGCTCAGGAATAAGAGTGGTGATACAATTGCTGACCACACAACAACTGAAATGACCAAcccatgctccgcccacaaatgtgttctttcatagcgACTGATGAGGCTGGACATCAAGTTAAAAAAAGTCCCAGTTAAAGTTTAAACTCATTATAAAAAtgtgcagttttcagttttaaatCCTACTTTATCTTTCCCTAACTCCTAACATGTACTTCACTGCTATATGCAAATATTTGCAAATATCCTGTTCACTGTATTGTAGCAATGGAGTGTCATTACTCATTAATttgaatagacaaaaaaaaacattttgtcctgtGATTATGTACTTGgagcctcctgcactgaatgtggatgttatTCCTGGCAAAGTCTAGGACAATTATAGCCAGATTCCACCGGTTAcaactgtactgtccactgtggataaTAATGCCTTCTAATGCATATCTCGGTAGACACGTGACACTGCCAATCAAGGAATGTCTCTGAGATacagaattttaaaatatatacttttttctgattatttaacatatttttaaactgtattttacaaGTGTGCATCCTCAAAGGttttaaaagaatagtttttAGTACTTCTTCAATTTAGTAAGTACTATAATTAAAGTGTAATTGTTTTTGGACTTTGAATTAAGCACCACATATGTGTAGTCTGTGTAACCTTTTTTCATTtgctaaaactaataataataataatgcactcgtGGATTATGAACAGGTCAGTTGCAATATCACCTCTTATCTTCAAGTCCTGATGTGTGTGAGCATCTCAGTCAGCTATCAGAGGATACATGGTGGTCCAGTTCAGGCACAGACAGAGAGTCCAGTGTCCAGTTCTTTTCTGTTCTCAGTGCCGCTGGACTCAGTTCAGGTTCAGCTCTGGCTGAAATCAGCAAAACTCTTGCTCCCGCTGAAGGCTTCTGACTGCAGTGGAAAGAAGTACTGCTGGGACAGGATAAAGCTGGCATCCTGGTGGTGCTGCTGTAGCTGCCCGTGGCCATGCGGGTgcatgtgtgggtgtgggtgttggTGCTGATGAGAGTGTGAGATGCTGGTCTGCAGACACTGTGGAGAGAAGTAGGGAGGAGGTGGGGGAGGCAGCATCGTCTGGGCAGTGGAGAGGGAAGTGACCGTGTTGGAGGATGAGGACGAGGCCAGCAGGATCTGCTGCTGTGGGTTCTGCTGGAGGACAGTATCAGTTCTGCCCAGAGAGAAGCGTCTCAGTGAGCTGCCCCCGCCCGCGCTGCTGGAGCTGGTGGTGGCCGTGCTGGACTGGCGTGAGGGAGTGCGCAGGCCGACTGGTGCTGCCCCGGGAGTGAGGATCATGGGGATGGTCTCGCCCTGGCAGCTGCGCAGAGAAAACCGCATGGGCTGCTGGGCCGGCTGCTTGGGCCGCAGACACGTACAGCAGTACACAGCCACCAACGAGGCAACCACCACAAATGCCACAAAGATGGAACCCACCATCAGGAATGGCATGTAGATGGgttctaaaagagagagagggaaaaaaacacaatttttacgTGATGCTGATGTAACTGAAATAATATGGTATGCACTGTGAACTTTAAAagcaaacactttttaaaatatggAACAATATTTGTAAATTTAAGTTTGTAGAAGTTTTTAAGTTGTAAAATCATTGTACAAATGTGAAATATGCTTGCTGGTTTACAGGACCAAAAAGTTGACCTGAATTTTCTTTTTAGACTAAAATGAGTAAGAAATTACTGTAGCATATATAACCCGAATTCCAAAAAGGTTGGGATGCTCAGCAATTGAAACGAGCTAAGTATTTAATATGTGATTTGTGTATtttattctaaatatatttttcacatttaattacattttacagagcATCCCAACTTTTTTTAAATCTTGGTTATATCTTTTAAGACCTTTAACACAAAAGTActaatgaatgctgaatattaaaTTATTCTATACAATACACCAGATATTAGCACTTGAGATTAATAATAGAATAATTGGCTTGTGATTCAACAGGATAATTATAACAATTTGTATTTAATCAGTGCTGCCCAAAGCTCCTTTACAGAAGAGTCTCTAATCTTAGATAAAGATAAGATAAATCTGCTGACTATGGTTTTATATCCATAGTCAGCAGATGTACATTAACATGACTCATCTTTGTCTTTTTAATGAACAAAGTGACACAATACTGTCATTAAATACTTAAATGTTTGACAGTTTTATCTCAGTGTCTAATAATCTGGTGTTCATTACCCTTTATGGAGTTTGAAAAGCTGCCAGCTCGTGGACGACTTTAAAGCAGAAGTCATTAACTCTTCCATCAGGCGTTTCACTGAAGTGTTTACATTAATGCAGAGGGAATGTGCCGCGTTAGACAGAAGGACCCAGTGCTGGGTACTGTTACTGCACACGACATGCCAATACAAACAAAAtatcttcctctgtctctctgtctgttcatGTCACAGCATTTGATTGCATGTGGGTCAGAGTTAGGAGCCCTGGAGTCTTAATCCGGCCTGACACTGATGAGAGAGATGGATGCACAGAATTCAATTAGACTTTCCAGTGGATGTTTAatgaatctgatttttttgtatcCATTCCCTGACTTAAAATTTTCAATACAATTCTTCATGGTTTTACTGGGATACTGATTAAGCAGCAACTGGAACTTCCAGACCGCAGTCTTTATACTACACTGATCTCTGTTTTACTATCTGTGAGACTTCTAGCACCAACTGCCAGGGGTTGAATTCAGTCAGTCACTGTAAAGGGATGTACTTGTGCAATcacttattttacattacatatttTCTAACTTTCTAACTGATATTTCGGATTTTATTAGTATAAGACAAATTATAATGATGATAATACAGTTTGCAAGATAAAAAAATAGGGGGTAATTATATTTTTTAGGCAATTATTTGGGCTACTGATCTTTCATTTGATTGTCTGTAGTGAGTGATTAGTGAGTTTAACACAGTAACACACTGTGCTGTAAGCACCGACATGCTCATATTTTACACACTCTGCCTCTTTATTACTAGCAAACTTCAGATAATAGGTttagatatatttataaaataacagTTACCATCTTTCactctttctgttctttatagcAAGTGAAGTTGAATTGTTTGAAAGTTAGCCATGtacaaagaagagaaaaaaaatatgaaaagttaGATTAtgaatattagtagtagtagtagtagtagtagtagttgacgttaaatatcatatatatatatatatatatatatatatatatatatatatatatatatatatatatatatatatatatatatatatatatacatataatggaAGTGCAGCCTATGTGCTCCAGTAGCTCATAAGATCTCAACTACTTCATTAATTTCTTGAGTTGCTGTAAGATAAGAGCAGGTAATTTGAACACAAGAGCGGGTCAGCATAttcggtaaaaaaaaaaggttctaatAATAACTGAACCATTAGTACTTAACTTTTACATCGTCCTGAAAACCATTAAAATACAAACCATTAAAAAGTCGTCATGTGGTGTTTTTTATGATACAGCGCATATCAGAGCTTTAATCGACATTTGGCGTTTTAAATGTCGGACAAACTGCAGGCTGTAGCTGATTAAATTCTGAATCAGATTAGAGAAGAGCAGCTCCTGCTGAAACTCTGCAGTACAGCCCGCTGAATATGATCTCTTCCCCTCAGGTAAGGAGCAGCTACATTTCCTCAGTAATTTGTTGATGGGTTTATACTTGTCTTgggtatttttaaaatttaattttgccTTGTTCTGGAGCAGGCCTCAGTTTAAGGGGAGTCATGTTGACGTCATTCtcgtttattttgtgtttaatttcgTTTAATTGATGTGATGCGCAACAAAGCTCATCCATACGTTTAATCATTAAGAAAAGATAAATAAGGAATGCCACTACAGGTATATTGTATAGGGTAAACACCTTTAAACATGATGGGTTCACTATTTACCCAAGAGGCCGATTAGTGGTGTAGTGGCAACTTTTTAGCTCCTGATGTGGGCATAGTAGAGTAGAGCTTAAATTCATACTCATATAAAAGTCATGTTACTTTATTTACTGAAAAATAAATCGTAAACGCACATTTACAGTTCATCAGCGCAGAATAATTACTTACAATAGTAAACTAATTAAGTAATTTATAGAACTTAAAGTAAACAGAAACTCCAGTTTAATAGTTATTCTGTTTTGTCTGTAAAATAACCATAGCAAAAACCCTCAAAAAagagtatattaatatatatatatatatatatatatatatatatatatatatatatatatatatatatatatatatatacacgagactactttagtttctgagtcagtttcttttgttttactatttatgggtatatgtttaagtaaaatgaacatagttgttttattctataaactatggacaactaaattctaaataaaaatattctcatttagagcacttatttgcagaaaatgacaaatggctaaaataacaaaaaagatgcagagctttcagaccacaaataatgcaaagaaaacaatttcatattcataaagttttaaatgttctgaattcaatctttggtggaataaccctggtttttaatcacagttttcgtgcatcttggcatgttttcctccaccaatcttgcacactgcttttggataactttataccactcctggtgcaaaaattcaagcagttcagtttggtttgatggcttgtgatcatcgttctttctcttgataatattccagagattttttttatttttaagtggtctcttattttttcagagctgtatgtataaatgttgctgcagtatgagtatgtgtgtgagacagaCAGAAACCGGGAAGGAGACAGTGGGTTTTTTATCTTACGTGCTGTGTATCCACTATTTTCCGCCTCGCGGTCGTTCGTGCACGCGCCCTGGTCGAGGCGCGCTCCTGCGGCGGCGCAGCAGTACCTCAGCGCGCAGGTCCCGCAGCACACGCGCGCGGCCGCCGTGTCCAGCTGCTCGGGGCACTGAAAGCCCTCGTGGTAGTTTCCGCTGGTGTCCAGCCACCCGTGGCAGTACTCCCCCCGAGCGTCGGACGCGCCGAGAGTCCAGGACATGCATCCCAGCACGAGGCAGTGCAGCACGCGCGCCATCGCGCTCACAGAGAGCGAGGACGATTTTAGCTAACCGAGTTTATCGATCCCGGGTTAAACACACAGTGTGGAGGTGCAGCGAGCTGCTGGGCTGTGCGGGAGTTCAATCACATCTTCAGCATCAGCGTCTGGTCCAAAGAAATCGACAACTTTCTAATCTCATGTTCGAAATGTAGCCAAACCGTCCCACAAAGACTGGGAGTACGATTCAAGGTTAAATATCATACGTTATTAAAAATAGCAcataaaagtttttaaaaagttaaaaagaaaacaatgatTTATTTAGGATTCCACAGCATacgagctgctggagctggtctGACTTAGTTTTCATCAAAATGTATCAAAACGCACTAAAGTCCGCAATATAAATTAATCTAGACCCCAAAAATCTCCAAAATCCAGAACATAAATCCTTGCTCGAGCCTCTCCGTCTCTCTCGTGCAGAGTTACAGAGTGTGAACTGAGCTCGAGCTCTGCTTCTGTTCCTCTCGCTTTTTGTTGCTTTTTGCAGCGGGTTCGTCATCACTCGCGTGCTAGCTGAGTGGCCTGTGGGCGTTATTGTTGGGTTTATGTTTCCCACCCGTATTCCGACAAGCCCCGCCTCCCACGCGAGGACTGGCTAGAGCCAGTACAGgtcatatagatagataaatactttattgatcccagaggaaaATTCTGGATATTCAGTAGCAAACAAAAGAAGAATAAGAAacaaatatatagataaaaataCACGAAAAATGATATAATTAGAGTTTTTTATTGTCTGTGTAATGGAAGTAGTGCAGTTGAACAGTAAAACAACAACAGTTGCTGTACATATTGAGAAGATGACTGATATCAGCCATACAGACAGTGCAAGAAATCAGTTATATAATAATGTAGCACTGCAAATTTGCAAAGATGTTAGCTgtggacaataaataaactagCAGTATACAATATggcaaaacaataataatataacaggGCA of the Astyanax mexicanus isolate ESR-SI-001 chromosome 10, AstMex3_surface, whole genome shotgun sequence genome contains:
- the shisa3 gene encoding protein shisa-3 homolog — its product is MARVLHCLVLGCMSWTLGASDARGEYCHGWLDTSGNYHEGFQCPEQLDTAAARVCCGTCALRYCCAAAGARLDQGACTNDREAENSGYTAQPIYMPFLMVGSIFVAFVVVASLVAVYCCTCLRPKQPAQQPMRFSLRSCQGETIPMILTPGAAPVGLRTPSRQSSTATTSSSSAGGGSSLRRFSLGRTDTVLQQNPQQQILLASSSSSNTVTSLSTAQTMLPPPPPPYFSPQCLQTSISHSHQHQHPHPHMHPHGHGQLQQHHQDASFILSQQYFFPLQSEAFSGSKSFADFSQS